The DNA sequence TGACCCGAAAAACCTAAATTAATGCTGAGTTGAGTGCAGGAATCCATAAGGGTCCTGTTTACATATGCACACAGTCACTGTGTTTTCAATCCATCAAAATCTCGGAACTGCACCCAGTTTAGGATTTTAAACCTATGTTTAACGATCACATTAAATGAAAGTCGAGGTAGAATATACAATCATCTACTACTGCTACTGAACATGTTGAGGAACTATGAGTAATCATTCCTCCCCGATACAATATACACAAAGTCCTCCATAAACATTCACTGGCACTGTAAATCACCCTGGCATGGCTGCCTGCACCTTCATTTAAGGGGCACCTTGCATGTGAGTGTTCACCTCTTTTGTGTACTTCTACAGTCATCTACTGGCACACTTTTTGGAGGGGGATTTGTTTCCCCGCAGAGCCCCCCGTTCAGCCAGGAGTCAGGAGGGAGGTGTGACAGGGGGTATCACTGCGGAGAAGGTGCCTAGTGGCCACTGGAGCATGTGTAGAGAGCCGTGCAGGAGTCGAGTCACGTCCTTATATTCACATTTAGATCTGCTGATTTGGCAGCTGTCAAGGAGCCAACTTAGGTACTGCTAAGTGCTGCTGGGCTGAGCTTCCAAAGAGTGACCAGGTAATAAGTGCGAGATAATGACGACGACAACaacaatcatcatcatcataaggGCGCACCTATATGAAGATGTGAAACGCCGACATTCCAGTTCCGGAATGTTCCGGAGCCCTCTGTCCATCATCCTCCCTGCCACTACTCTGAACACGAGAGTATCTCCTCCCACTCTTGCATTCCCTGCACGCAGCCGGCCGTCTCATTCCGTAAGAGATGCATTAGAACCGCCGGGAAACTCGCAGGACTCCCTCATTTGAATAAGGGTGATATTTCAATGAAGTAGCTAGACTTAATAGCCATTAGGCATCTTTCTCTGACTCCGTATCGAACTGATGCATTAGGCCAACGTCCATCTGTGCCAGACCTCCATGTACCTGTCTCGACCTGTCAGGCTAACCTTGCTTTTTAAATAGTAACCAATAATTAGCACGGAACAGATTAAGCAAGATGATACTGTAAAAGACCCGCATGGGACACTGTAATAAAACAAGCGCAGTGCTACCCGATCTGCCTTTTTTCACTATGGGATGCAGAAGCATCAGTCCCTCCATCAAAGGCATTTGGCCAAACGAATGCAGTGCTAAGAATGCACTGGATGTTGGGGTTCCTGGTGTAAGGagctgcatggggggggggccatACCTGCACGGTCTGTCTGTGATGGGAAACGGATGGCAGTCCTGCCGGATCCCGTCACTCTCAGTTTATTTTGATTGCTTTTCTGTTGATGATAATTGATTGTGGTGGAAATGTTCCAAAATCCGCCTGACGTGAGATGGACCCATACCAAGCCAGAGCTCTGAATCAGCACTTTGCACTTATTCCTGTGTCCGTCTTGGCGATACGGAGACTTTTAAACAGGAGTCCCTCACTGGCCTGTGTCCTCTGGCAGGTGAGCTCTCCCGGCTGATCTGTGTATTACTGAAAATGGGAGTTTTATTCGTCCGGTTTTGGGGACACCTCTCAACAAATGTCTCCAGCGAGGCACTTTTTTGACAATTTAATGTGAACGTTTTTACACACAATTTGATGCGTAATGTTGGCGTTTATCTCAGCCTGTCAGGTCTCCTGCCTGAGGTGATGGTGGATTTAAAGTGTTGCTGAATATTAAACACATACCTCAGAACCACAGCAAATTAATGTGCAGTGTTTTTACGATCATCTGTTTAATAAACGAATGAAACATTAATGGCTAGAAATGAAATTATTGAGATGGTAAAACTATTTAATTGGACATATAGTTAAAGGGTTTAATGCTTATTACCTGTGATAATTTAAAGTCAGCTTTGAAATCCAAGTTCTAAAACCGGTCCTGTCGCAAGCGAAGCTCTGGCCTGATTTAATGTTTCATCAAAGGTTGTTCTGGAGAAATAGACACGGTGTTATTCCGAAGAGAGAGAACCAGCTTCACCGTGAATCACACTGACAACGAAACTGCCAATATTTACCAAATTAACTTAAGAATTACAGCAGGAGGGGTGTGATTTATATGACCGGACCCTGATTTCTGGCTATGCTGTCTTGGGTGGGGGCCAGAGGGGAATCAAGGTGCAAAAACAAGTGCAGAACTTCAGTCAGATTTATTAGCATGGGAAATGTTCAGTGCTGAAGAGGAGAGGTTTACTAAGCACTGCACCTTTTCATTTACTACTCACACGGTATACACACAGtctacacacacatacgcatacACATGTGGTGTACACACagtctacacacacagacacacacacatgtggtgtatacacacacacagtgtacacaaacacacaatatacacacatatacgcaCAAGCAATGTAATGTACACGCGCACGAAATAGTGTATAGACAGCCGTACACACGAACATATAAAACAATAGACAAAAGCACACAAATATATAcaatcacacacaaacacacagtatacacacacaagcacatgcaATACACCAACACACATGCAGTGTACACACATACGCACTGAGACCCACATGCAGtgtacacacatacgcacacagacacacatgcagtgtacacacatacgcactgagacacacatgcagtgtacacacatacgcacacagacacacatgcagtgtccacacatacgcacacagacacacatgcagtgtccacacatacgcactgagacacacatgcagtgtccacacatacgcactgagacacacatgcagtgtccacactcagacacacacatagtTGCCTGATGAAAGCGAATtttccataataatgttttttgttttattacatatttttcttttgtGTTCATTTTTACACCCTATTTAGAGGTTTGTGATTGTTGTAAAGAATTTACACAAGTTGTGTTTTATACTATTTGTCatttaatgtaatttaattCTGAAATTATGTTGCGTTTTTTTTGtcctcataaaaaaaaaaaaaaagatccatccatccatccatccatcctttctaGGGTTGTGGGGGCTGTCAGCCATGACAGCATGAAAAAGGGTTACGCCCTGGacaggaggccagtccatcacagggcacagacgcACACTGACACCCAGCCAACACTCAGAGATTTCGGCCATAAATACGGGAAATTACACATAGCCTTAGAGTGCCATGGGATGGGGCTCAGTGGCCAGGATTTAAAGGAGTAGCAGTCAGCTTTGCTGGATGGACCTGGGCTGCCGCTGTCGGCGCTCCTGATTGGCCCGGCAGTTATAAATGACAAGTAGCTGTCCGTGTTTCTGACGGGCCGAGACGTTATGAAAGAGAAGCAGCTGTCAGCCAGCTAGCGCGGCGTAAATCTGCCGGCGCTGTCCGCGGCGCTGACGGGTGCGAGGGCGGAGGAGCAGCCCGTGGGCCTTACCGAGCAGACGGGGTTAGAGGAAGGCCAGGGCAGCTCATCGCACGACTAAATCTCCTGCTGCTGAGATGCCTCGTGTGGTGGATAATTTACCTCCTGGCCGGCACAGCTGTGGTGCAGACCGACGTAATGTGCAGCATCAATTTCCCATCCCGCCATCCCTCTGTGTGTCACCTTTCCTGATTGAGTGGCTCCTTAGCCTGATACATACTGTCAGACCACGTCTGCGATCCAGGTCCCCGTTGTTTTTGCCCTCATGTCAGATGTTGTGAGATGTTCCACTACGGTGTCGCGCTTCAGCAAGGACGCACTCTCCCCGCCGCAGGTGTCCTCTGGTTGTCCGTGGTGTCCGAGGTGCTCTACATCATGCTCCTCGTCGTCGGATTCAGCCTCATGTGCTTGGAGCTCTTCCACTCGAGCAGCGTGATCGATGGACTCAAGCTGAACGCCTTTGCTGCCGTCTTCACCGTGCTCTCCGGTAGGTACTcccaccccctcccacacatgctcacacatcCATCTGTGTTCACACAGCCACCCCCTTTGCTCCTCCGGGTCGcatcattaatttttttttgtttgcgtaAAACGACCCCGAGCGCATGGAAGCGGATCTACATCGTGTCCTCGCAGATCAGGATCCTTAAGCCACCAGACTCTTAAGGATCCAAATCAGAATCCAAATCTGAATCAGAATCCAAATCAGAATAAGAGTCCTTTTATTTCTCGATAGAAAAGTACAAGGAATTTGTTTTGGTGCAGGTTGTggcataaacatacagttgagACAAAAAGCGCAAAAAACAATCAACAGAATAAAAACATTGAAATAAAGATATGCAAGAAACAATAGATAACAGGTAGACATATAAGTGAAGGTGAACCAGCTAGATGTCAGGTACAAGCAGCTCGCGTATGTGCATGCGCTGAGAACAGGCTAACGATGAGCAAAGGCGAAAATGCCAACCATCCGGTAAGTTGGCAAGTGCCGCAGAAGGTTTCCAACTCTCTAAGGGCGGAAATAGCCGGAGAGGAAGTGAATGAACACAAAATGCAGGTTATTCAGTGCAGGGCCTCCGTAATAATCACATAAATCACATACGATGAGCCGCAGCGTGCCAGAGCTCACCTGTAGCGCACGTGTCACCGCTCACCCCGAAATGACCATGCTGGTACTGCTGCTCAGTGCTCTTACTAACCCAAAATCTGACCATTTGTGAGATGCAGCTGTTTGCACACCAGGACAGCTGCTGCATTTCAGCGGCAATTATGTGCTTTTCCTACTGGCTTATGGCACTGCTCTTCCAACAATTAATGTCATTTAATTCCAGTgcgggccggcatggtggtgcagtggttagcactgttgcctcacacctctggcacccgggtttgagtctccgcctaggtcacatgtgtgtggagtttgcatgctctccccatgtcgtcgtggggtttcctccggatactccggtttccacccacagtccaaaaacatgctgaggctaattggacttgctaaattgcccgtaggtgtgcatgcgtgagtgaatggtgtgtgagtgtgccctgcgatgggctggccccccatcctgggctgttccctgcctcgtgcccattgcttccgggataggctccggacccccccacgacccagcaggataagcggtttggaaaatggatggatggatggatggataaccgaAAATCTGACCATTTGTAAGATGCGCCTGTTTGCACACCAGGACAGCTGCTGTATTTCAGCGGCAATTATGTGCTTTTCCTACTGGCTTATGGCACTGGATAATTCCAGGATAATTCCAGGGCTGTGCTGGCATTCCAGTCAAAAgatcagacccccccccacacacacgcgcagtggacaaagggaagaAGCCAAAACTGGGGCAGTGACAATATCTATGGTGTAACTTAACGCCGATTTCCCTCTACGTTGGCGCCAATTTTGGCGTTTCAGGCACGAGTCTGACATTCATCGAGAATTTgttcattcatttgcagtgataATACGCGAGTCCAATTCACACCATCATGGATTCCAAAAGCTAATTTCAAAGAATAATACAAGTACATGATATCCGGTCCGGTTATGTGGAGGGATATTACAGGAAAAGTCTAGGAAATTGAAAAGTACAAAGAGTCACTTAGGAAAGTCATGTGTCTCGAAATGACATCGGATAAAATGTAGCAGAGCTCTCAGTCTGCCTGAGAGATGTTCCTCATGCTAATGAGTGTGGGAGGCAGTGAAGTAGCTAATGGCGTGGGCTCATAACCTGGAGGTTGTGGGTTCGTGTTCCAGCAGGAACTTTGATGTTGTCTGTTTGAAAAATGGCACCAGCAgtgcttcactggagcagctacctgcaggaacTCTGAGTTTCTGCGGGTAAAAATATACTGTGAGATAGTCGACTGTGTCTTCGGAagggtatgtttttttttttttctttcctaaaCTGACAGTGTGTCTTGGGAGAGCCAGGGCTAATGAACAGAGTTACTGCAGCAGGCTACGGAATCTCCAGCCCCTGCATCTCTGCCTCCCTTGTGAGTCTTGCTTTTCAAGGCACATAAGAAGAGCCGTGGCGGTTTTATGCCAGTCTACGCGCCAGTGCTTTTACGTCACGAGCGAGCCGTTATTGGTCACCTGCGGGAAGTGCGGGGTTtacggtacacacacacacacacacacacatgcacgcacgcgtGGGGGGGCCATTTGCCTGGGTCATGGTGACTTCAGTACAGATCAGCTTAATTTCAGCCTTTCATAACAGCTGTGGGAAAACTGCATACATATGgcattaaacattaaaatataaTATCGGACATAGAGGCAGTGCTGAGAAACTGGTTCTCTTTATTCAGCAGGCTGCTGTCCTGCGTTTACAAGTGGTCCCCTCACCTCACGTTGCCTGATTGCCCCTCTGCCCCAGATTAGCTTGGCCTCCTTTAGGCTTCACACTGGCTGATTGCCCCTCTCCACGAAATTAGCCCGGCTACCCTCAGATTTGCGCAGTAATTCAGACCAATGGAGCTTTCCTAGAAAACAGATTTGCCACATGTGAAGCCTCAGAATTCAGCGCTCGACAGGTGGCCGAAGGCACCTTCTCAGAGGTGAACTACCTCGCATCAGTAGCCGTTAAGCATGATGTAGGAAACCTAGGGTCCAGATTTTGTAAGATGGTGATGTAACCCAAACCCGAAATGAAAAAGTCAAGGTCACGGAGACCTAGGGCCTGCCCGTTAAATTAAATCAGCCTtaaagtattttttaaattagtaaAAGCTTTTCATGACGATAACACAAAGTGACTCCATGCAGATGGTTAATGGTATGAATTGGCCGGTTTGATCCGGTTTGTTCAGGTAGCTGACCACATGCACAGGGAATCAGAATAAGAGGTTTAAACATCACGCACTGCCAGTACGGgtctgcagtgtttctcaatacgcATACTTGACCATACTTGGTTCCCGTGCAAACGTTTTACATCCCATTCCATTGCCGAACACCATTCGCAATACTcaaaacacaagcacacaaGGACAGTAAATATCTGCGGACGTTGGTCTTGCTCTGCCCCAAATAACCAACGATACATTGGTTGCATCCTCGCCGAACGAGACAGATCCCATGATCCACTGCGGCCCAAGTTCGTTCTTAGCAAGGCAAGTTAGCAGGACCAGTCTTGCGAAGACACAGAGGTATGGCCTTCGCGtttttggtattgagaaacgccTTGCATTTCGCTCTCGCCATGGGGACAACGCTCGCGCACTCCAGCGCGTCATCTGTTGCACCGCCGAGCCGGTCAGGTGGCCGGTGCAGGCTGTCACGTCGGCCGGCCAGCGCTGCGGGCCTACTGTGCCGTCAGCGGGCGCTTTGCTGCTCTGCCTCGACTTTGAAAGAAATGGCGTGGACGGCCGGAGGGGCAGCAGGAGGCGAGGCGGGAGCGTGCCCGAACGACGCGGCTAATAAAAAGCCCTTTTTATACAGCAGTAAGTGAAGATTTCCCCTCAGGATGGGATGTATTGTCAGAAATTAATTAAACTCGAGATAAAGAAACAGCAACATGTTTCCGGCATTCCTCCGCCTCACATTAATAGCCCCAGCATTCGTGACACCCCGAGACCGAAAGATAGTCCCTCAGATCCACGCAGGGCAGATTTACAGTTATGGGGTTTTAGAGTTAGTGCtgaattattactgttatatGAGAGGTATTATGCGGGTCCGAGGGTTATCCTTCTGATGTACGATGCAATTATAACGTACGAAGACGAGCTTCTACTGGAGCTTCTCCTGGCATTAAAGCAGAACATGCCCGTGTCGGGCTTTTTTGTTTTAACGAGCAATATAAATCAACAGTATTAGGTTACAGAACTAAATTAAATTTGCAATATGTGGAACAAAGTACACGGCACGGTAATTGGCCATACACAACAGGCTGGACTTAAATACGCGAggagcctctgtgtctgtgctaTGGGGACATTACCGTGGTACTTTTTGGGGTAATGGCGCTGTTTCCGGCCGGAATGCCTGGAGGCTGTTTGTGGCATGTGGCTGGAAGAGGCTTCTCCCTCACATATCTGTCACTGGATTTGGAGACCACTGTAATATGTCTGGGCATAGTCACGcatgctgtgtgtgagtgtaaacATGCACTGAACAGCCATCACACTGTATAGCCCGTGCGCACATGTGCAATATTACCTATTTATCTATTTTTATCTCATCTGTTTATCGTGCAATATTTACCCACTTATCTTTTGCCATCTCTTGGCGTtatgcttatttattttttatatagaaATCGTGGTATTGTGAATTGTCTATTTTTGTCTCCTCGTGTGGTCGCACGCTGTGCAATCTATCAGAAGCAGTTTCCTCCAGGATAATAAATTTCCTTTTCTTATTttcttgcagtgtttgcagtgcTGATGGGTGTCTAACCTGGTGTCGTGTGTCGTTTCTCAGGGCTGCTGGGAATGGTGGCGCACATGATGTACACGCAGGTCTTCCAGATCACCGTCAGCCTGGGTCCAGAGGACTGGAGACCTCACACCTGGGATTACGGCTGGTCTTTCTGGTCATTGCCGCCCTTTTGCCTGCATGCACCCCCACTTCCGCCCTGCACATGAGGCCAGGCCGCAACCCCACGCCGGAGTCACTCAGAATCCTTTTAGTCGCCCATGTACAGCACAAGCAATTTGTATTGGCGCAGATGGTGGCAgactatcatccatccatcttctgtaactgctcgCCCTCTTCATGGTCgccgggggtccagagcctgtcctggaagctatgagcgcaaggcagggaacaacccaggatggggcacccaacccatcacagggctcactcacacaccagtcactcacacatgggcagaggtggaaagttcaggtccagaaagtaagaatccagaccatgatttagtttcaaccaagcagttgaccaTAAAGAGTCAGAATTACAGAGTActctactggttggttgaaactaaatcatggtctggatttttactttctggacctgaaatttcccccTCTGCCTAtgagcaatttggtaactctagTTAATCTccgcatatttttggactgtggaggggggggggaacggagtacccagaggaaaccccataacAACACGGGGATAACGTGCAGACTGAACACACTGAGCCATGGCGGAGATtcacaggtcccagaggtgtgaggcaacagtgttaaccactgcaccaccgcgctgccccctggtggcatgAGTATGCAACTAAAGCCGTCAAGGCAAAAGcacacaaaacaataaattgAAGATAACATAGAAACAAAAAAGTAGAAAAATATGTCATTAGTAAATACAGTGCATCCGGTAAGTTCTCACAGCACATCACTTTTTCCACATTTGTTATGTTACAGCCTTATTCCAAAATGGATTATattaaactaaaattttctcCTCAAAATTCTACACACAACACCCCCATAATGACAACGTGAAAAAGTTTACTTGAGATTTTTGCAAATTTATTAAAAACTGAGAAATCACATGTACAGAAGTATTCACGGCCTTTGCTCaatactttgttgaagcacCTTTGGCAGCAATTACAGCCTCGAGTCTTTCCGAGTATGATGCTCCAAGCTTGGCCACCTCTCCTTGGGCCGTTTCTCCCATTCCTCTATGCCGCACCTCTCAAGCTCCATCGGGTTGGATGGGGAGCGTCGGTGCTCAGCCATTTTCAGATCTCTCCAGAGATGTCCAATCGGATCCGAGTCTGAGCTCTGGCTGGGCCACACGAGGACATTCACAGAGTTCTCCTGAAGCCGCTCCTTTGATATCTTGGCTGTGTGCTTCGGGTCGTCGTCCTGCTGAAAGATGAACCGTCGCCCCAGTCTGAGGTCTGGCGAGCTCGGGAGCAGGTTTCCATCCAGGATGTCTCTGCACATTGCTGCTGTCATCTTTCCCTTTAATCCTGACTAGTCTCCGAGTTCCTGCCGCTGAAAAACATCCCCACAGCATGctgctgccaccaccatgcttcactgtaggGATGTATTGGCCCGGTGATGAGCGGTGCCTGGTTCCCTCCAAACGTGAAGCCTGCATTCACACCAAAGAGGTCAATCTCTGTCTCATCAGACCAGAGAATTTCGTTCCTCATGGTCTGAGGGTCCTTCAGGTGCCTTTGGGCAAACTCCTGGCAGGCTGCCGTGTGCCTTTTGCTAAGGAGTGACTTCCGTCTGGCCACTCTACCATACAGGCCTGATTGGTGGATTTCTGCAGAGATGGTTGTCCTTCTGGAAGGTTCTCCTCTCTCCACAGAGGACCTCTGCAGCTTGGGTTCTTGGTCACCTCCCTGACTAAGGCCCTTCTCCCCCGGTCGCTCTGATTGGCCGCCCAGCTCTAAGAAGAGTCCTGGTGGTCTTGAACATCTTCCGCTTATGGATGATGGAGGCCACTGTGCTCATTGGCATCTACAATGCTGCAGAAATTTTTCTGTAACCGTCTCCAGATTTGTGCCTCGAGATAATCCTGTCTCGGAGGTCTACAGACAATTCCTTTGACTTCATGCTTGGTCTGCGCTCTGAGATGCACTGTCAACAGTGGGACCTTATATAGACAGGTGTACCTTTCCAAATCATGTCCAATCACCCGAATGTAACGCAGGTGGACTCCAGTTAAGCTGCAGAAACATCTGAAGGATGACCAGCGGAAACAGGATGCACCTGAGCTCCATTTTGAGCTTCATGGCAAAGGCTGTGAATACTTATGTACATGTGATTTctcagttattttttattttgtaattttttttttcacattgtcATTATAGAGTGTTGTGTAGAATTTTGAGGAGAAAAATGAATTGAATCCATTTTGTAATAAGGCTGTAACATAACAAATGTGGAAAAAGTCGTGCCCTGTGAGAACTTTCCGGAAGCACTGTATGTGACCATATAAATAAGGATGAGGCAGTAAGGGTGAGATGTAGGGTGCGATCAGTTTTGGGTCCAAAGACACCAGCCCCAGACAGTCTGCTGGATTTAGGGCCAGATGGTAAAGTAAGTTAAACTAATTGCAGTGAAGGTTTTACTACCAGCTACTGGTTGTGACGTAACGGACGGCCTCAGCCGCTAAAGACCCTGGGTTTCCATAGATACCGCAAGAATAGCGGCCTGCATCGCCGCTAATAGATGTAATTTTTATCTATATATTATGTTCACATATTACATACTGAAGTCAGGCCTAATTGTCCAAGAGCTGTATTAGGGACATTATAGGCCATTTGGCTATTAAGGGTAAGACCGTTAAGCTGTATTAAATTATGTGAACTAttctgcctgtgatcagattactttttttttttactctctgAAGTTGATGGTACTGAACCCACTcgagggacagacgcagcacAGGAACAAACCTAACCTGAAAGGTCCGCAGGACAGTGCGTAGGAGTGTTATATTGTTCACGGCACGTTACTGTCCCACAAAGGATCTTTAGGCTTCAGAGCCTACAGCAGAGCTTTTGGCTGGTTGGCATCTGTCactccacagcgccccctgcaggcagacGCCGTGGCCACCCAATGGGTCACTTTTAGTCACATGTCTCCATGCCACCCAATCCCTTTTCAGAACTGTGTGGACCAGCCTAGCATTTTAACGATGCAGTGTTTAAAGCACAGATGTCTTATCAACTGGTCCTCACTGGAGCTCGTGAGGCATCGGTTACTTTGATGCGAGGCAGTGAGGCAGTGAGGCAGACGCTACGAAAGTTACAGGCAGGGTGCCATGATGGTGATGTGTATCAGAGGCTGGCGTGGCACTGGCTGCCCCAGTGCCCCACTGACCCTGGGAATGATGCCCCGCCCTCTTCTCCTGCAGCCTGGCCTGGGGATCCTTCACCtgctgcatggcagcctccgtcaCCACGCTCAACTCCTACACGAAGACGGTCATCGAGTTCCGGCACAAGCGCAAGCTGTTCGAGCAGAGCCTCCACGAGGACCGGACTTTCCTGGAACAGGAGGCCTTCCATTACTTCCGGGACCGCCCAGTGCAGTCCGTGTCTGGATCTGTGGAAGTGTTCCCGGCCCACGGGGCCAGTCGGGCCAAGGCGGGACCCAGGCCCGGCACCGCCACGGCCGACCTGGGGGACGGCCCAGACTCGCTGGGGGAGGAGCAGTGCTGAGGGTTCTGGTCCATATCCCCACCCGATCCGGACCGTCAGAGGccgtggggtgtgtgtgggggcagggtgggttCCTGGGATTCACAATCCCCCGTGTAGCCTATCAGAGAGAGACTCCTCTGGCCCTGTTCTGAAAAAATGACGGATTCCTTTTCCTTGTTGTTCGTCTGATTGAGTAAGAGCATCATAAGAGAAACCATCATCGCTCAAAGCCTCTCTCCCGGCCCTGTGGCTGAGACCTTCCGTACGGCCGTGTCGCGTCATATAGGTGAGCTCCCTCTGGCCCTGGAATCAGATATGACAGCAGGACATGTGATCACTTTATATTTCTGATAAACTATCACTGCCACACAGCCGTATGAAGATATCTCTGTATGTCTCTGAGCTCCTGCAAGTCGCAGCTAAAATCTACCAGAATCTCAAATACAGACCCTGTGTTATATTCATATATGATTAAAGGGCTCAAAGTGGAAATAATAAACTCTGATTAAAATGGAAATATTAAACTCTGATTAACGGGAGAATATTAAACTCTGCGTGCAACTTTTGGAGAATTCGGTTAAATAACTGATGGCATCCTGAGGCTCTTCTGTAACGCAATCAGCCTGGCCTCCTCCATGCCAAGGAGAAccattttttaaacaaaattcaATAAGGCACGTTTGTTTGAAGAAACGCCTGTGTTCAAAACAAACGACACCGGTAGGCTTATGCTCATGCTCTGTACATTAAACCAAACATTTTTCTGGTTTGATCAGGCCACAGAAAAATGGCGTTCATCGGATAATAACGGCAAAATTTATGTTTCCATATAACAAGGTGTCGCATTTCGCGGTGTTGTTTTTTGATAGGTAGACATTATTGCTCGGTGTTGTCAGTTAAATTCTTAGCTAATGAGATTCAGTTGTTCagagtttttttgtttgtttgtttgtttgctgttATTGCGCATAAAATATTCTGATGTAAATAATCCTGGGGTGTTCTTTGAGTTTAAATGTATGAGCTTATGCATTTACCATCGTCTCCCACCtctgcatatttttttttctttttttctttacatAACTATAAT is a window from the Brienomyrus brachyistius isolate T26 unplaced genomic scaffold, BBRACH_0.4 scaffold110, whole genome shotgun sequence genome containing:
- the gsg1l gene encoding germ cell-specific gene 1-like protein, which codes for MKTTRKCRALLSVSLNLVALLFSTTAFITTYWCEGTQRVPKPNCSKERRHNCIDYGGNQTDQSKVHYSWETGDDRFLFRHFHTGIWYSCEENMNGGGEKCRSFIDLAPASERGVLWLSVVSEVLYIMLLVVGFSLMCLELFHSSSVIDGLKLNAFAAVFTVLSGLLGMVAHMMYTQVFQITVSLGPEDWRPHTWDYGWSFCLAWGSFTCCMAASVTTLNSYTKTVIEFRHKRKLFEQSLHEDRTFLEQEAFHYFRDRPVQSVSGSVEVFPAHGASRAKAGPRPGTATADLGDGPDSLGEEQC